In uncultured Desulfovibrio sp., the sequence TCCGGCCCCAGCACAAGGCAGTCATCGGGGAGAAAGGAAAAACGATGCAGGGGCGCGCCGCCCCTGGCTGACGACATGATGCAGCGCGGCGCCCGCCCGCCACGTGCCCTGCTGGCAGCGGCCAGCCAGGTTTCCCAGTCCGGCCACACCGCCAGGTCCACATTGGGCCAGTAGTCCAGCCCGGCCCGCCTGAGCTTGCTGTGATCCAGACGAAAGCCCAGCGGCTCCACAAGATGCAGGCGCGTGCCCGTTGCCGCACAGAGCCGTGCCACATTGCCCGTATTGGGCGGAATTTCCGGCTCGTAGAGCACTATCTCCATGCGGCCTCTCCTCCGGAAGCCAGACGGCCGGCAATGCCCGGCACCACCTGGCAGCTCACGCGCATGTCACGCGAGCCAAAGCCGCCGTCATCCAGGGTGGCAAAGGCATGGGATTCCAGCACCTCCACGCGCACAGCCTCACCCTGCCCCACACTGGGGGCCAGACGCTCCCGCAGCAGTGCCAGGGCGCGTTCCTCCACCTGCGGCAGACGCCAGGAACGGGGCATGCTCTCCTCATGATCCAGCGCCGGCGCATACAGGCGGCCGCGGCCGCTGTCGGCATAGACATCCAGCGTGGCCGTGGGCAGGGTAAGCGCCGCGCCCACGGCATTGGCCACATCGCTGTGTGCGGGACAGTCCACAGGCATATCCATGAACAGGGAAAGCCGCTCGCGCATGCGCTGTGCCGGACCGCCCACCAGCCAGGCACGGCGGGGACGCAGGGTGCGCATGCCCTTGAGGGCGGCCAGGGTATAGACCGGGCGCTCGTTGCAGCTGCGCAGCAGATCGGCCGCCGCCTGCCCGATGTGACGCAGGGCATCGTCCAGCGCCTGCCGGGCCAGGGTCGACGCCTGGCGGCCGCAGGCCGCCGCCAGAGCGGACATGGCTGCACAGGAGGCTGCCGCATCCCCGGAGGTCATGCCGCCGGGGGCGTCAAGCACGTTGAGCGCATCCAGAAAGGTGGCGTCCGTTCCGCCAAAGGCCGCGGCAGGCCCCTGACGCAGAGGCCCCACGCGCACACCGTCCTCGGTGGGCGTCAGCAGGGAATCCCCGCCCACGCCGATGGACAGCGAGGCCAGCGCCCGCACCAGGGTACGCCGTCCGTCCAGCAGCATGCCTTCGCGGTCCACCACCGGGGAGCCGTCCACAAAGAGGGCCAGGTCCGTGGTGGTGCCGCCCATGTCCAGCAGCAGGGAGCAGTCGTCCTGCTCCACCGGCGCAAGGGCCATGACGCCCATGACACTGGCCGCCGGACCGGAAAGAATGGATTGCACGGGTTCACGCCGGGAAAGTTCCGCCGGTACGGCCCCGCCGTCAGCCTTGAGCAGACGCACCGGCGCCGTTATGCCCGCATGACGCAATTCGACTTCCACAGCGTCCAGAAAGGCGGCATGCAGACGCTCCACCGCCGCATTGTAGTAGGCTGTGGCAATGCGCCGGGGAAAATTGAGCTGGCCGGAAAGGGCGTGCCCCCGGGTGACAGGCAGCCCCGATGCCGCATGCGCCGCCTCGCGCATGCGGTCCTCATGGGCAGGATTGCGCGGCGAAAACTTGCCCACGCAGGCAATGGCCCTGACGCCCTCCGCCTGCCAGCGGGATGCCGCCGCCGTGAGGCCGTCCAGTTCCAGGGGACTGACCTCGACGCCGCGATGGTCCAGACCACCGGGCACCACGCAGACATGCCCGCCCAGGGCAAAACGGGCCGGTGCCAGCCCCGGCCCGGCGGAAAGGGCCAGGCCCACCGCATCGGCCTTGTGCTGCACCAGCGCATTGACGGCCAGGGTGGCGCCCAGCGTCACACGGGCCACCCGTTGCAGCAGAACATCCCGCTGCCCCAGGGCCTCCCGCAGGGCTGCCAGCACCGCCGCCACGGAAGACGGCAGATTGTCGTGACAGGTCACGGTTTTGGCCGCGGCCACCAGCCCTTCGGGACCGCACAGCACCGCATCGGTATGGGTGCCGCCGGCGTCTATGCCCAGCACGTATTCGGTCATGCCCTTCCTCCCGCGGTCGTGAAAGAGGGCGCACGACCGGCTTCTTCTCTTGTAGCCTTCCGCGTCACGACTGGCAAGGCGTTCGCCGGGCCGCCCTCTTGCCTTATGGGGCGCTTTTCAGTAGTTTTTAGCTGCGCGGAGAAGAGTCGCGCCAAATTGCAGCATCTCGAAGGACACTATCATGGAGAAGACAAAATTCATCTGGTTTGATGGCAAGTTGGTTCCCTGGGATCAGGCGCAGGTTCATGTGCTGACCCATGCCCTGCATTACGGCAGCGCCGTCTTTGAAGGCATTCGCGCCTATGCCTGTGCTGACGGAAGCTCGTCGGTATTCCGCCTGCCCGAACACAGCACCCGCCTGGTCAACTCCGCCAAAATCCTTCGTCTGGAACTCCCCTACACGGCCGAACAGATTGCCGATGCGGTGGTGGAAACCCTCACGGCCAACAAGCTGCGCGAAGGCTACATCCGTCCGCTGGCCTTTGTGGGCGCCGGCGAAATGGGCGTGTATCCCGGCGGCAACCCGGTGCATACCATCATTGCCGCCTGGCCCTGGGGCGCCTACCTCGGCCCCGAAGCCCTGGAAATGGGCATCCGCGCCAAGACCAGCTCCTTTGCCCGCACGCACGTCAATACCCTCATGAGCAAGGCCAAGGCTGCCGGCAACTATGTGAACTCCATCCTGGCCAAGGTGGAAGCCAAGGAAGAAGGCTATGACGAAGCCGTCATGCTGGATACCAACGGCTTTGTGTCCGAAGCCAGCGGCGAAAATATCTTCATCGTGCGCGACGGCATCATCAAGACCACGCCGTGGACCTCCATCCTCGGCGGCATCACCCGTGATGCCGTCATGAAGGTGGCCCGCGATCTGGGCTATACGGTGGAAGAACAGCTCTTCACCCGTGACGAGCTGTACATCGCCGACGAAGCCTTCTTCACCGGTACGGCCGCTGAAATGACGCCCATCCGCGAAGTGGACCACCGCATCATCGGCGCGGGCCGGGCCGGCAAGGTGACCAAGCACCTGCAAAAGGAATTCTTTGCCGTGGCCAAGGGCGAAAATCCCAAGTACGCTTCCTGGAGCACCCGCTACACTGTCTAGCTTTCCGGTCCATCGAAGAATACAGAGGGGCGCGTCCGCAGGGGCGCGCCCCGGCCATCTGCCATGAAGCATCTTTCCCTCGCAGCGCGCTACCGTCCCCAGACCTTTGCCGAGGTGGCCGGACAGGATACCGTCAAGGCCGTCCTGTCCCGTGCTGCCGCCGAAGACAAGGTGGCTGCCGCCTATCTGCTCAGCGGGACGCGCGGCGTGGGCAAGACCACCATTGCCCGCATCTTTGCCAAGGCCCTCAACTGCGAGCATGCCCCCGGTCCCGAACCCTGCAATCAGTGCGCCCAGTGCCGGCGCATCACCCAGGGCAGCCATGTGGACGTGACGGAAATCGACGGCGCTTCCAACAACAGTGTGGAAGATGCCCGTGCCCTGCGCGAAACCATCGGCTATGCGCCCATGGAGGGCCGCTACAAGATTTTCATCATCGACGAAGCGCACATGCTGTCGCGCAATGCCTTCAATGCCCTGCTCAAGACACTGGAGGAGCCGCCGGAGCATGTGGTCTTCATCTTTGCCACCACCGAGGTCCACAAGTTTCCCATTACCATTGTCAGCCGCTGCCAGCACTTTGTCTTTCGTCATCTGAGCGCAGAGGCCCTGGCCGCGCACCTGCGCCACGTGCTGGAAAAGGAGGGCATCTCCTTTGAAGAGGGCGCCGTGCGCCTCATTGCCCGGCGCGCCGCCGGCAGCGTGCGCGACAGCATGTCGCTGCTGGATCAGGCCCTGGCCCTGGGCGGCGAGGAACTGACGGTACCCGTGGTGCGCGACGTGCTGGGACTGGCCGGGCAGGAACTCTTTGTCCAGCTGTTCGAGGCCCTGCTGGCCAGAGACTGCGCCGCCGTGGCCGGCCTGGCCCGCCACATTGCCCGGCAGGGCGTGGACATCGGCTTTTTTGTGCGGGAACTTTCCGGACACCTGCGGGACCTTTTTCTGCTGCGTCAGGGCGGCCGGGCCATGCTGCCCCATCTGGACCTGACGGACGACGAGGCCGCCGCATGGCAGGCCCTGGCGCCCCGCTTTCTGCCTGCCCATCTGCATGCGGCCTGGCAGATGACCCTGGACGCCCAGCGGGGAATCGTGCAGAATCCCGAACCGGCCGCCGCCCTGGAACTCATGCTGCTCAACCTGGCCCTGCTGCCGCAGCTGCTGCCACTGGAACAGCTGCCCACCGGCATGACCGGCCCCGCAGTCACGGCGGCCGACACGCCTGCCGCAGCCGAGACGGCGCCATCGCTCCCCCGGCCCCCGCGCGAGGCAGCCCCCGTGCCCCCGCGTCATGCCGCGGACAGCACGCAGGCCACCCGGCCGGCCCCCGTGCGCCGACCCGTCACGCCGCCGCGCGCAGCTGCCAGAACGCCGGACAGCCCCCCGTCGCATACCGCCGGGGCAACGCCCCCTGCATGCGGCGAGGCCGATGGCGACAGCGAGCCTGCGCCCCCCGCCCGCCGCAACAACGCGCAGGCCGCATCTGCCGACGGTCCGCTTCCGGCGACGGAGGGCGTGGCGCCCCGCGACCATCAGCCGGATGCGCAGGCCGCCTCTGTCCCTGCGGCGGCACCGCCTGCTGCCGCGGACGTACCGCCTGCCGCCACAGGCGCCGATCCGGAAGGCGCCCCCCGGGACTGGCAGGCCTTCTGCGCCTTCTGTGCCAGCCGCCAGGAAGCCGGACACAGCGCGCCCTCCCTGCCGGTGCTGCGGCAGATGCGCGCCGAATGGACCCCCGGCAGGCTGCGCCTTTTTCCGCAGGCTGCGGCCTTCCTCCGCCAGGCGGAAAAGGAACGCCCCCTGCTCATGGAGGCTCTGGCCGCCTACGGGGCCGGCAGCCCGGAGGTGGAACTTGTGGCCCCCCGGCCGCATCGCAACGGGGCCGAACTCATCGAGGAATTTCGCAAGCGCCCGGAGATGCAGGCCTGCCTCTCGGTGCTCAATGCCACCATAACCCATTGTACAGAAGCATAAGGAGACTTTCATGCGCAATATGAACGACATCCTGCGCCAGGCGCAGGTCATGCAGAACAAGCTCGCCAAGCTCCAGCAGGAAGCGGCGGAACGCACCTATGAAGCCAGCAGCGGCGGCGGCATGGTCAAGGCCCTGGTCAGCGGCCGGCAGGAGCTGCGCGGCATCACCATTGACCCCAAGGCGCTGGAAGGCGGCGACGTGGAAATGCTCCAGGACCTCATCCTGGCTGCGGTGAATGAAGCCGGCCGCATTGCCCGCGAGACCCTGGAACGTGAAATGAACGCCATTTCCGGCGGCATCCGTCTGCCCGGCGTCTTCTGATGCACAGCCATATTCCCGAGCCGCTGCGGGCACTGGTGGAGCAGCTCTCCCGCCTGCCGGGTCTCGGTCCCAAATCGGCCATGCGCGTGGCCATGACCCTGCTCAAATGGCCGGAGGCGGAAACGCGGCGTCTGGGCCAGGGGATTCATGACCTGCGTGACCAGCTGCACCTCTGTTCGCGCTGCGGCGGCCTTTCGTCGTCAGACCCCTGCGCCATCTGCAACGATCCGTCCCGCAGCCGCGATACCCTCTGCCTGGTGACAGAATGGGACAGCATGCTTACCCTGGATGAAGGCGGTTTCTATCACGGACAGTATCTGATTCTTGGCGGCCTGCTGGCCCCCCTGGAACGCATGGATTCCGAAAGTCTTGATCTTGACCGCCTGGTGCGACGACTGGAGGAAGGCGAGGTGAGGGAGCTTATCCTGGCGCTGGGGGCCACGCTGGAAGCCGAAAACACGGCCTCCTTTCTCAAGACCCTGGTGCGCAAGCGCTTCCCTCA encodes:
- a CDS encoding tRNA (cytidine(34)-2'-O)-methyltransferase, whose translation is MEIVLYEPEIPPNTGNVARLCAATGTRLHLVEPLGFRLDHSKLRRAGLDYWPNVDLAVWPDWETWLAAASRARGGRAPRCIMSSARGGAPLHRFSFLPDDCLVLGPETRGLPPELLRQGERVRIPMRPGGVRSINMSTAAGILLYAALASSGLLDADGWC
- a CDS encoding YbaB/EbfC family nucleoid-associated protein, producing the protein MRNMNDILRQAQVMQNKLAKLQQEAAERTYEASSGGGMVKALVSGRQELRGITIDPKALEGGDVEMLQDLILAAVNEAGRIARETLEREMNAISGGIRLPGVF
- the dnaX gene encoding DNA polymerase III subunit gamma/tau, which encodes MKHLSLAARYRPQTFAEVAGQDTVKAVLSRAAAEDKVAAAYLLSGTRGVGKTTIARIFAKALNCEHAPGPEPCNQCAQCRRITQGSHVDVTEIDGASNNSVEDARALRETIGYAPMEGRYKIFIIDEAHMLSRNAFNALLKTLEEPPEHVVFIFATTEVHKFPITIVSRCQHFVFRHLSAEALAAHLRHVLEKEGISFEEGAVRLIARRAAGSVRDSMSLLDQALALGGEELTVPVVRDVLGLAGQELFVQLFEALLARDCAAVAGLARHIARQGVDIGFFVRELSGHLRDLFLLRQGGRAMLPHLDLTDDEAAAWQALAPRFLPAHLHAAWQMTLDAQRGIVQNPEPAAALELMLLNLALLPQLLPLEQLPTGMTGPAVTAADTPAAAETAPSLPRPPREAAPVPPRHAADSTQATRPAPVRRPVTPPRAAARTPDSPPSHTAGATPPACGEADGDSEPAPPARRNNAQAASADGPLPATEGVAPRDHQPDAQAASVPAAAPPAAADVPPAATGADPEGAPRDWQAFCAFCASRQEAGHSAPSLPVLRQMRAEWTPGRLRLFPQAAAFLRQAEKERPLLMEALAAYGAGSPEVELVAPRPHRNGAELIEEFRKRPEMQACLSVLNATITHCTEA
- a CDS encoding hydantoinase/oxoprolinase family protein, with protein sequence MTEYVLGIDAGGTHTDAVLCGPEGLVAAAKTVTCHDNLPSSVAAVLAALREALGQRDVLLQRVARVTLGATLAVNALVQHKADAVGLALSAGPGLAPARFALGGHVCVVPGGLDHRGVEVSPLELDGLTAAASRWQAEGVRAIACVGKFSPRNPAHEDRMREAAHAASGLPVTRGHALSGQLNFPRRIATAYYNAAVERLHAAFLDAVEVELRHAGITAPVRLLKADGGAVPAELSRREPVQSILSGPAASVMGVMALAPVEQDDCSLLLDMGGTTTDLALFVDGSPVVDREGMLLDGRRTLVRALASLSIGVGGDSLLTPTEDGVRVGPLRQGPAAAFGGTDATFLDALNVLDAPGGMTSGDAAASCAAMSALAAACGRQASTLARQALDDALRHIGQAAADLLRSCNERPVYTLAALKGMRTLRPRRAWLVGGPAQRMRERLSLFMDMPVDCPAHSDVANAVGAALTLPTATLDVYADSGRGRLYAPALDHEESMPRSWRLPQVEERALALLRERLAPSVGQGEAVRVEVLESHAFATLDDGGFGSRDMRVSCQVVPGIAGRLASGGEAAWR
- the recR gene encoding recombination mediator RecR, giving the protein MHSHIPEPLRALVEQLSRLPGLGPKSAMRVAMTLLKWPEAETRRLGQGIHDLRDQLHLCSRCGGLSSSDPCAICNDPSRSRDTLCLVTEWDSMLTLDEGGFYHGQYLILGGLLAPLERMDSESLDLDRLVRRLEEGEVRELILALGATLEAENTASFLKTLVRKRFPHIRISRLAQGIPLGAEVKYMDRETLRQSLQYRQDI
- a CDS encoding branched-chain amino acid transaminase is translated as MMEKTKFIWFDGKLVPWDQAQVHVLTHALHYGSAVFEGIRAYACADGSSSVFRLPEHSTRLVNSAKILRLELPYTAEQIADAVVETLTANKLREGYIRPLAFVGAGEMGVYPGGNPVHTIIAAWPWGAYLGPEALEMGIRAKTSSFARTHVNTLMSKAKAAGNYVNSILAKVEAKEEGYDEAVMLDTNGFVSEASGENIFIVRDGIIKTTPWTSILGGITRDAVMKVARDLGYTVEEQLFTRDELYIADEAFFTGTAAEMTPIREVDHRIIGAGRAGKVTKHLQKEFFAVAKGENPKYASWSTRYTV